A stretch of DNA from Methanobacterium sp. Maddingley MBC34:
TCCACCGCCTCTAACATAAGAAAATATGATAAAAAAGCCAAAATAACTGTTATTACCCGGGATGAAAACATAGCCTACTCTCCCTGTGCTATTCCTTATGTTCTCTCTGGCCAGGTAGACCAGTTCCAGGACATCATCATGCACCAGCCTGAAGATTACCTGGAAAGGGATATTAAGGTTATAACCCGTGCAGAGGTAGTTGAGGTTTCCACTGCCGAAAATAGAATAGAATACAATTTACTAGAATCTAATTCTAACCATCTTCAAGAGGAATCCCATGATTTAACCTACGATTACCTGGTAATCGCAACTGGAGGGGCACCAATAACGCCTCCCATCGAAGGGGCTGACTTAAAAGGAGTATTCAAAATCAGGACAATTGGAGATGGAAAAACCATTAAAGAATGGGCCCAACACAGTAATAAAGTAGTGGTGGTTGGAGCCGGACTTATTGGTCTGGAAATAGCCTTTGGCCTTAAAAAGATGGGCTTGGATGTTACTGTAAATGAGATGCTACCTCAAATCGTTCCCAGATCCCTGGATCCCAGTATGGCCACCATAGTACAGAATTACCTGGAAAGTGAGGGCATAAAGGTTATTCTAGGCAAGGGAATGGAGAAAGTCGCAGGGCAGGACCAGGTGGAAGGAGTAATTTTTGAAGATGAAGTTTTAGATGCAGATATGATCATAATGGCCACTGGAGTTCGACCAGAAACCAAACTGGCCAAAATGGCAGGATGCGAACTTGGAAGGTGGGCAGTTAAAGTTAACCAGAAAATGCAAACCACAGTTCCCAACATATATGCAGTGGGAGACTGTGTAGAAGTGGTGGACGCCATCACTGGCCATCCCACCCAATCACCACTGGGTTCCACTGCTGTGAGACAGGCCAAGATCGCCGCCAGAAATATTGTGGGTGTGGGCGCTGAATTCAAACCAGTTTTAAATGCTATGGTATCCAAAATTGGGGAACTTGAATTCGGTTCAGTGGGATTAACTGAATCTTCCGCTGTTGTGAATGGATTGGAAGTTATATGTGGAAAAAGTCGGGCTTTGACCAAAGCACGCTATTATCCTGGGGCAAAAAGGATCGATGTTCTGATGGTATGTGACATCAAGGGGAAAATAATTGGCTGTCAGATAATTGCCAAAGAAAGGGTAGCAGAACGTGTTGATACCATGGCACTGGCCATTGCCAAAGATGTCACCTGTAAGGAACTGGCTGTAACTGAATTTTCCTATGCTCCTCCGGTTTCAATGGTTATTGACCCCATTATTCTGGCTGCTGAAGATGCCTGTGAAAAATTGAAAAACTCCAATCATTAAAAATAAAAAAAATAAAGTAAAATGGGAGTATTAAGCAAGATGAGAAGGAGATGAATTTGGAGTTGCAAATT
This window harbors:
- a CDS encoding NAD(P)H-nitrite reductase (PFAM: Pyridine nucleotide-disulphide oxidoreductase; Pyridine nucleotide-disulphide oxidoreductase, dimerisation domain), whose protein sequence is MKIVIIGGGAGGLSTASNIRKYDKKAKITVITRDENIAYSPCAIPYVLSGQVDQFQDIIMHQPEDYLERDIKVITRAEVVEVSTAENRIEYNLLESNSNHLQEESHDLTYDYLVIATGGAPITPPIEGADLKGVFKIRTIGDGKTIKEWAQHSNKVVVVGAGLIGLEIAFGLKKMGLDVTVNEMLPQIVPRSLDPSMATIVQNYLESEGIKVILGKGMEKVAGQDQVEGVIFEDEVLDADMIIMATGVRPETKLAKMAGCELGRWAVKVNQKMQTTVPNIYAVGDCVEVVDAITGHPTQSPLGSTAVRQAKIAARNIVGVGAEFKPVLNAMVSKIGELEFGSVGLTESSAVVNGLEVICGKSRALTKARYYPGAKRIDVLMVCDIKGKIIGCQIIAKERVAERVDTMALAIAKDVTCKELAVTEFSYAPPVSMVIDPIILAAEDACEKLKNSNH